A region of Argentina anserina chromosome 5, drPotAnse1.1, whole genome shotgun sequence DNA encodes the following proteins:
- the LOC126793936 gene encoding serine--tRNA ligase, chloroplastic/mitochondrial isoform X1, whose product MGFGGTTLQTLKLAALPSSSSSSSSFRSAFKPLSKTLPYRHGHTPRLQTPLFFVKSFSASAVQATAPTAPKATSPDEKGVKPRWKAAIDFKWIRENQVAVAANIKKRNSNANLELVLQLYNQMLDLQKEVERLRTERNAVAKKMKGKLESSERQKLIEEGKNLKEGLLTLEEDLLKLTDELQQEAQCIPNMTHPDVPIGGEDNSIIRKMVGSPREFNFTVKDHLQLGKDLDLFDFDAASEVSGSKFYYLKNEAVMLEMGLINWTLLEVMKRGFTPLTTPEIVRSSVVEKCGFQPRGTNTQVYSIEGSDQCLIGTAEIPVGGIHMDSILSASVLPLKYVAVSHCFRTEAGAAGTATRGLYRVHQFSKLEMFILCQPDESDFYHEELIKIEEDLFSSLGLHYKTLDMASGDLGAPAYRKFDIEAWMPGLGRFGEISSASNCTDYQSRRLGIRYRFAEPASTNPKKGKGNLSPPQFVHTLNATACAVPRMIVCLLESNQQEDGTVVIPEPLRPFMGGLELIQPKSG is encoded by the exons ATGGGTTTTGGCGGGACTACCTTACAAACCCTCAAGCTCGCTGcacttccttcttcttcttcttcttcttcttctttccgcTCCGCTTTCAAACCTTTATCCAAAACCCTCCCCTACCGCCATGGCCACACCCCAAGACTTCAAACTCCTCTATTCTTCGTTAAAAGTTTCTCAGCCTCTGCCGTTCAAGCCACCGCTCCCACAGCACCAAAAGCAACAAGCCCAGATGAGAAAG GTGTGAAACCGCGGTGGAAAGCTGCCATAGATTTCAAGTGGATAAGGGAGAACCAGGTTGCTGTTGCTGCCAATATAAAGAAGAGGAACTCTAATGCCAATTTGGAACTTGTGCTTCAGCTCTACAATCAAATGTTGGATCTTCAAAAG GAAGTGGAGCGGCTTCGTACGGAAAGGAATGCTGTGGCAAAGAAGATGAAAGGGAAGTTGGAGTCATCTGAGCGTCAAAAGCTCATAGAGGAAG GAAAGAATCTGAAGGAAGGGCTTCTGACATTGGAAGAAGATCTGCTTAAGCTTACCGATGAGCTCCAACAGGAAGCACAATGTATACCAAATATGACTCATCCGGATGTCCCAATAGGCGGGGAGGACAATTCAATCATTAGAAAgatg GTAGGTAGCCCTCGCGAGTTTAACTTCACTGTCAAGGATCACCTGCAACTTGGAAAGGATCTAGatctttttgattttgatgctGCTTCAGAG GTCAGTGGCTCAAAATTCTACTATCTTAAGAATGAAGCAGTCATGCTGGAGATGGGTCTCATCAACTGGACGCTCTTGGAAGTCATGAAAAGGGGCTTCACACCTTTGACAACCCCAGAGATTGTAAGGTCCTCTGTTGTTGAAAAATGTGGTTTCCAACCGCGTGGAACTAATACGCAG GTTTATTCTATTGAGGGTAGTGATCAATGCCTCATCGGCACTGCAGAGATTCCTGTCGGAGGAATTCATATGGATTCTATTCTTTCCGCATCAGTATTACCATTAAAATATGTGGCAGTCTCCCACTGCTTCCGTACTgaggcaggggctgcaggtACAGCAACAAG GGGTCTGTATCGAGTTCACCAGTTCAGCAAGTTAGAGATGTTTATATTATGCCAACCGGATGAGAGTGACTTTTACCATGAAGAGCTCATAAAGATCGAAGAAGATTTATTCTCGTCACTAGGATTACATTACAA AACTTTGGACATGGCATCTGGAGATTTAGGGGCACCTGCTTACCGTAAATTTGATATCGAGGCATGGATGCCTGGGTTAGGGCGGTTTGGCGAG ATATCAAGTGCATCAAATTGTACAGACTACCAAAGTCGCCGTCTTGGGATCCGGTATCGTTTTGCAGAACCAGCTTCTACGAATCCTAAGAAGGGTAAAGGCAACCTCTCTCCGCCCCAATTTGTTCATACATTGAATGCAACAGCATGTGCTGTACCACGAATGATCGTCTGCCTGCTTGAAAGCAACCAGCAAGAAGATGGCACTGTAGTTATTCCTGAGCCATTGAGGCCATTTATGGGTGGCTTGGAGCTTATTCAACCTAAGTCTGGATAA
- the LOC126793936 gene encoding serine--tRNA ligase, chloroplastic/mitochondrial isoform X2 yields the protein MPIWNLCFSSTIKCWIFKRKQEVERLRTERNAVAKKMKGKLESSERQKLIEEGKNLKEGLLTLEEDLLKLTDELQQEAQCIPNMTHPDVPIGGEDNSIIRKMVGSPREFNFTVKDHLQLGKDLDLFDFDAASEVSGSKFYYLKNEAVMLEMGLINWTLLEVMKRGFTPLTTPEIVRSSVVEKCGFQPRGTNTQVYSIEGSDQCLIGTAEIPVGGIHMDSILSASVLPLKYVAVSHCFRTEAGAAGTATRGLYRVHQFSKLEMFILCQPDESDFYHEELIKIEEDLFSSLGLHYKTLDMASGDLGAPAYRKFDIEAWMPGLGRFGEISSASNCTDYQSRRLGIRYRFAEPASTNPKKGKGNLSPPQFVHTLNATACAVPRMIVCLLESNQQEDGTVVIPEPLRPFMGGLELIQPKSG from the exons ATGCCAATTTGGAACTTGTGCTTCAGCTCTACAATCAAATGTTGGATCTTCAAAAG AAAGCAGGAAGTGGAGCGGCTTCGTACGGAAAGGAATGCTGTGGCAAAGAAGATGAAAGGGAAGTTGGAGTCATCTGAGCGTCAAAAGCTCATAGAGGAAG GAAAGAATCTGAAGGAAGGGCTTCTGACATTGGAAGAAGATCTGCTTAAGCTTACCGATGAGCTCCAACAGGAAGCACAATGTATACCAAATATGACTCATCCGGATGTCCCAATAGGCGGGGAGGACAATTCAATCATTAGAAAgatg GTAGGTAGCCCTCGCGAGTTTAACTTCACTGTCAAGGATCACCTGCAACTTGGAAAGGATCTAGatctttttgattttgatgctGCTTCAGAG GTCAGTGGCTCAAAATTCTACTATCTTAAGAATGAAGCAGTCATGCTGGAGATGGGTCTCATCAACTGGACGCTCTTGGAAGTCATGAAAAGGGGCTTCACACCTTTGACAACCCCAGAGATTGTAAGGTCCTCTGTTGTTGAAAAATGTGGTTTCCAACCGCGTGGAACTAATACGCAG GTTTATTCTATTGAGGGTAGTGATCAATGCCTCATCGGCACTGCAGAGATTCCTGTCGGAGGAATTCATATGGATTCTATTCTTTCCGCATCAGTATTACCATTAAAATATGTGGCAGTCTCCCACTGCTTCCGTACTgaggcaggggctgcaggtACAGCAACAAG GGGTCTGTATCGAGTTCACCAGTTCAGCAAGTTAGAGATGTTTATATTATGCCAACCGGATGAGAGTGACTTTTACCATGAAGAGCTCATAAAGATCGAAGAAGATTTATTCTCGTCACTAGGATTACATTACAA AACTTTGGACATGGCATCTGGAGATTTAGGGGCACCTGCTTACCGTAAATTTGATATCGAGGCATGGATGCCTGGGTTAGGGCGGTTTGGCGAG ATATCAAGTGCATCAAATTGTACAGACTACCAAAGTCGCCGTCTTGGGATCCGGTATCGTTTTGCAGAACCAGCTTCTACGAATCCTAAGAAGGGTAAAGGCAACCTCTCTCCGCCCCAATTTGTTCATACATTGAATGCAACAGCATGTGCTGTACCACGAATGATCGTCTGCCTGCTTGAAAGCAACCAGCAAGAAGATGGCACTGTAGTTATTCCTGAGCCATTGAGGCCATTTATGGGTGGCTTGGAGCTTATTCAACCTAAGTCTGGATAA
- the LOC126793961 gene encoding histone H3.3, which produces MARTKQTARKSTGGKAPRKQLATKAARKSAPTTGGVKKPHRYRPGTVALREIRKYQKSTELLIRKLPFQRLVREIAQDFKTDLRFQSHAVLALQEAAEAYLVGLFEDTNLCAIHAKRVTIMPKDIQLARRIRGERA; this is translated from the exons ATGGCCCGTACCAAGCAGACTGCTCGTAAGTCCACCGGAGGCAAGGCTCCAAGGAAGCAATTGGCTACCAAG GCTGCTCGAAAGTCGGCTCCGACCACCGGAGGTGTGAAGAAGCCCCACAGATACCGCCCCGGAACTGTCGCTCTTCG TGAAATCCGTAAGTACCAGAAGAGCACAGAGCTGCTGATCAGGAAGCTCCCATTCCAGAGGCTGGTTCGTGAGATTGCGCAGGACTTCAAGACCGACCTGCGTTTCCAGAGCCATGCGGTGTTGGCACTGCAGGAGGCAGCTGAGGCATACCTTGTTGGGTTGTTTGAGGACACCAATCTCTGTGCCATTCATGCCAAGCGTGTCACTATTATGCCCAAGGATATCCAGCTCGCCAGGAGGATCAGGGGCGAGAGGGCTTAA
- the LOC126793958 gene encoding cytochrome c oxidase subunit 6b-1-like, with protein sequence MAEPQPPTLAEQYSLEKPDVVIKVKVVETPDNVSKEVVSEKAEEAPAAPEESPVVTPASEETSEVSPTVAETETAPAAENSSEAAPEESSDNTETSEEQEAVEETPEIKIETAPADFRFPTTNQTRHCFTRYVEYHRCIAAKGEEAPECDKFKKFYRSLCPGEWVERWNEQRENGTFPGPL encoded by the exons ATGGCGGAGCCGCAACCCCCAACCCTAGCTGAG CAATACTCATTGGAGAAACCAGATGTGGTAATCAAAGTAAAAGTGGTTGAGACTCCAGACAATGTTTCCAAGGAAGTTGTCTCTGAGAAAGCTGAAGAAGCACCTGCTGCTCCAGAAGAAAGTCCGGTAGTTACACCAGCTAGTGAAGAAACCAGTGAAGTCAGTCCTACTGTTGCTGAAACAGAAACAGCACCTGCCGCTGAAAACAGCAGTGAAGCAGCTCCTGAAGAAAGCAGTGATAATACTGAAACCTCAGAGGAGCAAGAAGCAGTTGAAGAGACACCTGAAATCAAG ATTGAGACTGCACCAGCAGATTTCCGTTTCCCAACTACAAATCAGACAAGGCATTGCTTTACTAGATATGTAGAGTACCATCG GTGCATAGCTGCAAAGGGGGAAGAAGCTCCAGAGTGCGATAAATTTAAAAAGTTCTATCGTTCTCTCTGCCCCGGTGAATGG GTGGAGAGATGGAATGAGCAAAGGGAGAATGGAACCTTCCCAGGTCCTCTGTAG
- the LOC126793962 gene encoding cytochrome c oxidase subunit 6b-3-like: MAEPQPPTLVEIETAPADFRFPTTNQTRHCFTRYVEFHRCVAAKEEEAPECGKFRKYYRSLCPGEWVEKWNEQRENGTFPGPL; the protein is encoded by the exons ATGGCCGAGCCGCAGCCCCCAACCCTAGTTGAG ATTGAGACAGCACCAGCGGATTTCCGTTTCCCAACTACAAATCAGACGAGGCATTGCTTTACACGATATGTGGAGTTCCATCG GTGCGTAGCTGCAAAGGAGGAAGAAGCTCCAGAGTGCGGTAAATTCAGAAAGTACTATCGTTCTCTTTGCCCTGGTGAATGG GTGGAGAAATGGAATGAGCAAAGGGAGAATGGAACCTTCCCAGGTCCTCTGTAG
- the LOC126793947 gene encoding VQ motif-containing protein 9 gives MDKTSSSSTELTSNTTRDQYLKHLNKLSHKISKPVTRKPNFDPPPPVVPAPNPQNAPLSQPPNQHQPPVYNINKNDFRDVVQKLTGSPAHADRFATPPPIHPPKTQSSRLQRIRPPPLATRPPPPLLDGAVSAQSNNVNNNPLIPPMGTAAAHFGRSAAPLSPLPPFPTVHGAAESPVSAYMRYLHNSLSGGDSNPNMSQKQQHFSGFSPLAPLVSPRWTNLTPPPPQPEQNQSQNQQNQNQNENNNQQLPQPEQGMTQSSETLQPPPPPASSQPQFTMPPSPLPFGCLNSPLSQYGLLSPTQLGFPLSPTVPAPSPRWKGL, from the coding sequence ATGGATAAgacttcttcctcttctactGAACTCACTAGTAATACTACTAGAGATCAGTACCTGAAGCACCTCAACAAGCTCTCCCACAAGATCTCTAAGCCCGTGACCCGAAAACCCAACTTCGACCCGCCTCCTCCTGTTGTTCCGGCCCCCAACCCCCAAAACGCGCCGCTTTCGCAGCCGCCCAATCAGCACCAGCCTCCGGTCTACAACATCAACAAGAATGACTTCAGGGATGTCGTCCAGAAGCTGACCGGTTCGCCGGCTCATGCCGACCGGTTCGCGACTCCTCCGCCGATTCACCCGCCCAAAACCCAGAGCTCCCGCCTCCAGCGCATCCGCCCTCCGCCGCTCGCCACCCGCCCGCCGCCGCCTCTGCTCGACGGCGCCGTTTCTGCTCAGTCCAACAACGTTAACAACAACCCTCTCATTCCGCCCATGGGGACCGCCGCCGCGCATTTCGGCCGGTCCGCCGCGCCGCTGTCGCCCCTGCCTCCTTTCCCGACCGTCCACGGCGCGGCGGAGTCCCCGGTCTCGGCCTACATGAGGTACCTCCACAACTCGCTCTCCGGCGGCGATTCGAATCCGAATATGAGCCAGAAGCAGCAGCATTTCTCTGGATTCTCGCCGCTGGCGCCGCTCGTCTCGCCTCGCTGGACCAACCTGACCCCTCCACCGCCGCAGCCGGAGCAGAATCAGAGTCAGAATCAGCAGAACCAGAATCAGAATGAGAACAACAACCAGCAGCTTCCTCAGCCGGAACAGGGAATGACGCAGTCGTCGGAAACCCTAcagcctcctcctccgccggcgTCCTCCCAGCCACAGTTCACCATGCCTCCCTCGCCGCTTCCATTCGGATGCTTGAATTCGCCTCTGTCACAGTATGGCTTGCTTTCCCCAACTCAGCTAGGGTTTCCTCTTTCGCCCACCGTGCCTGCTCCAAGCCCTAGGTGGAAGGGTTTGTAG